TTCTCTGAGTTTGGTTTTGTGCTGGCGATCAGCGTGATGCTGTCCTCATTTGTTGCGCTGACCCTTGCGCCAATGATGGCTTCGCGTTTGTTACGAACCAAAAGCTATGAGGACACACACAAACCCTCAGCAGTGTGGTCGGTTATCTCCGGTGTTGGGCTTGTTATAGAGCGGATCTATTCCAATAGTTTGGATTGGTCTTTGCGGCGTCCCTTCATTCTTCTGGGAGCAGCAACACTCTTTGTGCTGGTAGGGGCATCTCAATATACATCGCTGCCACAGCAACTTACCCCGACAGAGGACCGATCTGTCATCTTCATGATTGGCTCAACGCCTCAAGGTGCCAGTCTGGATTACACCGCTGGCAAAATGACTGAGCTGGAAGATATCGCCCAGAATTACGTTGATACCGGCGAAGCAAAAAGCATCATGAGTCTCATAGGCATGGGAGGGCAGGTCAATCGCGGTTTCCTCGTTATGGTCCTTCAGGATTGGGCCGATCGGGATCGCAAGCAGCAGCAGATTGTCAATGAACTTCAGCGCAAAACCTCACAGATCCCAGGACTTAAGGTGCGCGTGGCTCAGCCAAATACGCTGGGCATTCGCGGAGCTGGTCAGGGTTTGAGGTTTGCTGTGACGGGAACTAATTATGATGATCTGGCCAAAAGTGCTGATGAAATAGTTGAGCAAATGCAAGACCGTCTTGGCGATAATGTGGGCTTTGCATCTGTCTCCTATGAAACCACACAGCCTCAGCTCCTCGTAAGTGTCGACCGGGAACGGGCAAATGATCTTGGTCTCTCCTCTGATAGCATAGCGTCCAATCTGCGTATGCTGTTGGACGGCTCTCCTGTGGCTGATCTGTTCGTTGAGGATGACGGCATTCCCATGGTGATGGAGGCAGGGGGCTTACCTATGCGTTCCACACGGGATTTGGAGAATATCTTTGTCAAAAGCAGAGATGGCACCATGTTGCCAATATCCTCCATCGTTTCCATTGAGGAAGAAGCTGTTGCACCTAGCTTGACCCGTGAATCCCAGCAACGTGCTGTACCCGTTACCATTTCTCTCAATGATGGTTATGATTTGGCTCAGTCCATTTCAGATATGAAGGAGATTGCGGCTGAGGTCCTTCCCGAAGGCACCAACGTAACCCTTATGAGTGAGGCAGCGGTTCTGGAGAAAACCACCTCGAATGTCTACATGACGTTCCTATTTGCAATACTCGTCGTTTTTCTCGTTTTAGCTGCACAGTTTGAGAGTTTTATGAGTGCTTTTGTAATTCTGGCCACGGTTCCCTTCGGTATCTCGGCCGCGATTATCTCCATCGGGCTGACGGGAGGCTCCATCAATGTTTACTCCCAGATCGGGATTATTCTGCTGGTCGGCTTGATGGCGAAAAATGGCATTCTGATCGTCGAGTTTGCAAACACACTAAGAGAGGAAGGCAAGTCGGTCTTCGAGGCAATTCACGATGCCTGTCTGATACGGTTCCGTCCTGTCGTGATGACAGTGGTGTCCACGGTGTTAGGGGGAGTGCCATTGGTCATTGCCTTTGGCGCAGGCGCTGAGGCGCGTATTGAGATGGGGTGGGTTATTGTTGGAGGCTTGGGCTTTGCTACGCTGTCCACCTTGTTTGTAACACCTGCAGCCTATCTGTTGCTGATGCGGTTTACGACGCCGCGCAAAGTCAGCGAAGAAAAGTTGCACAGTGAGCTCGATAAAGCGCTGGGCAAGTCCTCAAACCCTGCGGAATAAAGTGTGTTCCCGATTAATGGAAAACTGCCCCAGCGAATTTTCAAGGGCAAGCCGAGATGATGACGATACTTGTATTGCCTTCTTCTCGGCACCTCTGTGCCAGATAGTAAATATCAAGTCGCAAAGTTATGAGATGGGAGTTCGCACCCGCCTCTGTCGTTTCGCTCAGGCGGTGACCGCAATCCTTGGAAAATTCCAGCTCAAAGAATGCCTCGCCCTGCGAGAAGTAGGAGAGCAACAAGTCCAAGTCCAGCGCTTCACTTCCCGCAGCGTCAACAATACGTGTTTCGCGCAGCTTGTCGCGCCACATCAACTCGTTGCAATTGTCGAGCAGGAGGTCGCAATCCACCAGTTTGATAAGCAGCTGATTTGCAGTTGAGCGATGCATAAGTCTCAATCCAGTCTCAGGTTCATTGGACCCTATTGTAAACCAAAGATCTGATTTCCCTTCAAAACCAAATGGTAAAATTGAAGAGAAGAGGGCTGTTATTTGCCCCTACGCCAGAGTTGAAATCAATATGCCCCTCAATTATCGCATAACTGAAAATAGAAACGTGCCGTACGGCTGACTGTGGTAAATCCTATACTTCACCAGCAGAACTATAGGGACTGCCACGGAGAGATAAATGCGATCACTTTGGTTGTTTGGACTGATCCTTGTTGGCGTGGTGAGCTTTGCAGCCTTAGCCGATACCAGTGGCTCTTTAGGCAGTCAACAGCTCATGGAAGTGAGTGGCCGGGCTGATGTGGCCAGCAGAGTCCCATTATTCCTTGCGCAGGCAATTGGCGTCAGCTGTAAAAGTGAAGTGTTTGATGTTCGGCTCACAAACATCGGCCAGCTGCATAGCAATCGATAAATTCGGGTCGCGCTGGCTGTTAGATAATACAAACCAATCAGCTTTTACCAAATAATACGCCTTAGATGCTGGCATCATTTATGACGCCAGCACCACAAAGTTGATGCTTATTTATTCTTCGCAAATGTCTGCATCATGATGTCTACAAACAGAGCTGCATTGGCATCAAAAGCCACTTTGCAGTTTACCGGCTTTGAACCGCGCCGGTTCTTATCGACAATGGTACGGCCTACAGTCAGTTCTCCGTGGATCTCAATGTCAACGGGATGCTCTTCCAGTGTAATCACATCACGCTGGATAAGGTGAGCAATACACAAAGCATCATGAACAGGGGCGCTGTGTTCAATATCCATGCGCTGGATCTTGTCATGAACACCAATGCGATGACCCGTTACAGCGGCCATCGCTTTGCCGGCTGGCGTGCCTAGTTCATCAAACTGGCGGCACTGCGTAGCTGTAATCAGTGCTTTATGGGTCGCATCAAGCGGCACCATGGTTAGGTTTTTAAAGCCAGCATTGAAAACGGTATAAGCTGCTTCTGGATCAGCCCAGATGTTGAATTCTGCGGCAGGCGTTATGTTGCCAACATCATGCCCACCGCCCATGAGGATAATTTCGGGGATGAGATCCACCAGCTTCGGTTCGGCAGTAAGGGCAGCAGCAATATTGGTCAGCGGAGCAACTGGAACCAGCGTAATAGGGTCAGTTGCATTGCGGTAAGTTTCAATGAGGTAGTCAACCGCGTGCTGCTGCTGTGCCTTCAAAGAGGTTTCGGGCAGCGGAAGGTGCTTGCCGTGAATTTTGGCAGTCAAGTCATTGACCGTGCGTGGTACGGGAAAATCATTACGAACCAGCGGCTTGGCGCAACCTTCGTAAACTGGAATATTCGGCTTGCCGATGTACTCCAGCACGCGCAGTGAATTATCAGTGCAGTAATACACCTCTGCATTTCCGTTGACGGTCGTAACGCCAATCAGGTCCAAATCTGCATGCAGCGCAGCCAGCATAATCGCGACGGCATCATCCGTTCCGGTGTCCACATCAAGTATCAGTTTTCTTGTCATTATTTGCTCCCAGAAAGCCAGAGGCTGCACCTCTTATGGGCTGCGGCCTCCGCTTGATATGTAAAGGCTCCTTTCCGCAGAACTGTTCAGCTTGGAAGGAACCCAGAAAAATAGCTTGGAAACAACAGACTAGATTATTCTTGTAAGGTCAATTAGGTGTGTAATGTAGCTGTCGATATATCACAGGTTCATCCTCTCAGGTCTGAAGAGTATTCTATGCCCGCAAATCCAATTTTTTCTGACGATTATTTTGAAGCCCAACAGCGCTTTGTAGATTTGGCTCAAGATCTGGGCTTTGAAATGGAAATCATCCCTCATCCGAGTTTTAAAACGGAAGAGGGGCCTGTTCAGATGAGCGTCGCTGTACAGGGCGGGCGGGCGTGTGAACATGTTGTTTTCGTGACCTCCGGTGTCCATGGCACAGAACTGACAGCAGGCTCTGGTATTCAGCTTGATTTGATGACACGTCATGCGCAAAACCTGCCTGAGAACACGAAACTTGTCTGGGTGCATGCGGTTAATCCAGCAGGGTGCGCTATTTTCACCAGAACGGATGAGAACAATGTCGACAACAATCGTAATTCTGTAGATTTTGGCGGTGAGCTGCCAACAAACCCAGATTACGAAGGGCTGCACGCGGCTATCTGTGCGCCGGCGATCTCAGGTCCTGAATGGGAGGCCGCTAACTCCGCGATAAGGGCCTACACCTTGGAAAATGGTGCCGGCGCTCTGACGCAAAAAGTCTTGAAGGGCCAGTACACAGTGCCAATGGGACTGTTCTATGGTGGTACGGAAACGTCATGGTCAACGAAGACCTTGAAGGAAATTATCGCCCGTTATGGAGCAGGAGCAAAGCAGGCCACCATCATTGACCTTCACACCGGTGTCGGGCCCAGTGGGTTCTGCGAGGTCATGGATTTAAGCTCTAAACCCGGCGAGCAAGCAGAATGGAGCCTGATTGGCGGGTTTATGTGCGATGCCATGGATGTGCTGGATCTGGAAAAGCCGGCCACAAAACTTATTCTGGAATTTGGAACTGTCCCATTTGAGCAAGTGCTAGACGCACATCGCCGCGATAATTGGCTTAAACGAAACAGAGCCACAGTTGCCCCAGAGCTGGCCGCGCAAATTCAGCAGGAACTGAAGGACGCACTGTTTGTTGATACACCTGACTGGTGTGAGGTGCTTTTGGAACAAAGCCGTGATGTGTTTGATCAATACGTTATGCGAGTGGAGCAGGCTGCCTAATCACGGCGCTATTTCAGTTCCGTCATAAGCAAAACACTTTCCGCTTTGGGATGCCTCCAAGTGTTCAAGCGCAGTCAGGATCATCCCGGCAGAATAGGAAGGCGAGAACAACTTGCCTTCCGGCACTGCGCGCTGAAATGGCTTGGACAGAGCGCTGTCCACGGTGCCGGGGTGGATGCCAACCAAGCAGGCCTCGGGATGACTTCTCCGCATTTCCACACTTGCGCATTTGATCAACATATTGAGCGCGGCCTTCGAGGCGCGATAAGAATACCATCCTCCCAAACGATTGTCAGAGATGCTTCCAACTCTTGCCGAGATCGCAGCAAAAACGGTTTTCCTGTCTTTGGAAAGTAATGGCAGAAAGTGCTTCATTATGATCGCTGGCAAAACCGTGTTTGCTTGATAAATCTCCTGCATGGCACTGGCCGACAAGCTACGGATCGTCTTTTCGGGTCGCGTACCCGAGCTATGCAATTGTCCCGTTGCAACAAAGACCAGATCCAGACCACCGCCGGATTTTAGGTTTTGCGCATCTGCAGCCAGTGACGTCTCATCATCGACATCCAATCCATGGTGGTGGACCAAGGGGGAGAGGGGTACCCGCTCTCTGGTCCGGGCAAAAGCAAAGATCTGTGCATCTGCATAGCGTTTCGCGCATTCAACAACGACTGCAGAGCCAATAGCTCCACTTGCACCGAAGATTGCAATTCGTTTAGGGGAATATGGCATAAGGGCGCCTTTGCTCTGAATGCATCATTGGCTGATTGTGTTCAGATGCATGAGAAGGCGTCAACTGGATCGCAACGCACTAGTAAACCTAGGAACGCAATAAACTCAACAATTTATCAGGAAAGATTGGCTGGGGATCCTGGACTCGAACCAGGACTAACGGAGTCAGAGTCCGTCGTTCTACCATTAAACTAATCCCCAGCAGAACAGTGCGAAAGATCTGAAGGTGACCTATGCAACTGAGGGTACTAACAGACTGTCTCAATAACTTGAGAAATTGGCTGGGGATCCTGGACTCGAACCAGGACTAACGGAGTCAGAGTCCGTCGTTCTACCATTAAACTAATCCCCAGCAATAACAGTGCGTTAGTTACTGCCAGACAACGAAGTATCGCAAGCGCTTCACATCGTTGGTGAAACGGCTTTTAGTTGTCGTGTCCAACCTTGTCAATGTGGTTCTGGCGAGTTTTAACAAAATCAGGGACCTAGGGCGAAAAAGGGGCTCCCGCTTGTGTATAAAGCGCTCAATTTATCAGGGATTCTCCTATATGTATCTGTGGTGACGTGCCAAGACGCGCGCACCCAGTTTGTGAAGGCTTTTGGTGTGCTTCTGAGGGGGAAGTTGGGCGCCGAAATTTAGGGCTGTACCAATCTAAAGCGCCGATTGCTGTTTGTCAGTAAACTGTTACAATGATGCCAACTTAAAATGACTTCAGCCCATAAGTGGATGCAATGGCATTCCGGGCTGCACAAAGGCACAGCACTTGAAGAAAACGGGTGAGCGGTCCTCCTCAGACGGATCGAGAACGCCCGGCGTCCCAGGGAGCCCCAAAAAGGGCAAACGGAAGCAACGCCACAGGAAGCGCAACGGTGGAGACGCTAAAATTGCGTCTTTGCTTTGCGCTGAGTCCGGCCATTCTGCAGGTTCTGCGGAAGAGGCGGGCAGTTCTCGTCCTGAAGGTGCCAAACGGCAGAGGAAGGCGCGACGCACAAAGCCCAATAGGGCTGAACGGCGCGCGCTTTTAAACCAGAAACTACATCCGCCCGTCGTCAATATTGATCCGGGCGGTACATCAGTAGAAGTTGTGCAACCTTCTCCTATGCCAAGGGATGAGGTCGGGAGGACTGTGCCTGCTCAAAGCCGATCCCGGTCGGCTGAGGAGGAAAAACAGCCTCGATCTTCTGAAGGACATCGGTCACACGACGATGATAGACACCGACATCCCACTGATAGCAGAGGGGATGGAACGCATCGGTTCCCGGACAGGCACAGGCAGCCAGATTCTGTGCACCAGGAGCTATATGCGGCGCTGGATCTTGGAACCAACAACTGTCGTTTGTTGATTGCTCGTCCTGAGCAACGCGGATTTCGCGTTGTCGATGCGTATTCGAAAATTGTACGCCTTGGAGAAGGGGTCGGTAAAAACCGGAAACTCTCCAATGACGCAATTTCGCGCGCCATCGAAGCGTTGCAGGTGTGCCAGCAAAAGATCACCGAGCGCGGCGCTCAGCGAGCGCGGCTCATCGCGACTGAAGCCTGCCGTGCAGCCGAAAACGGTGAAGAGTTCGTTGAGCGAGCAAAAAAGGAAGCAGGCCTTCAGCTGGAGATCGTAAGTCAGGAAACTGAGGCACGCCTCGCAGTTGCTGGCTGTGTCTCTCTGGTAGACCCAGAAGCCGACGGTGTTCTCTTATTCGACATCGGCGGCGGCTCCTCCGAGATTGTCTGGCTTGATTTGCGCAACAGGTACGGCGCGCGTGGTTTTGCGCTGACACGCTTTGTCAGAGCATGGACCTCCTTGCCGTTGGGTGTTGTTAATCTGGCCGAGCGTCATGGCGGGGTGGATGTCACGCCGGAGATGTTTGAGGTCATGGTTGCTGATGTCATGCAGCGGTTGGAGAGTTTTCCGCTTGGCAATGAGCTTTCCCGTGCTATAGAGCGCGGCAACGTGCATATGCTGGGAACATCCGGGACGGTGACCACGTTGGCTGGGGTTCATTTTGGCCTCAAGCGATATGATCGCCGCCGTGTTGATGGAGCATGGATGGAGCAGGAAGATGTTTCAGCCATGATTAACCAGCTTTTGAATATGTCCTACCAGGAGCGGGTTGATAACCCTTGTATTGGTGAGGACAGAGCCGATTTGGTGCTAGCAGGCTGTGCGATATTGGAAGGTATACGCCGCAGGTGGCCTTGTCAGCGTTTGCGTGTCGCTGATAGAGGACTGCGTGAAGGTATACTGATGGAGATGATGGCTGCAGACAAGGTCTGGAGCAACTCCTCCCATAGACGCCGCCGCACCCCGAGAAAGGAATACAATAGATGACCGGTAACTCGAGTGGTCGTGGAACAGGTGATCGTGGCATGTTTCAGCGCGTTAAAACCGCGCGTAAACGGTCTAACTCATCAACATTATGGCTTCAACGTCAGTTGAACGATCCGTATGTCCGCCGCGCAAAGGCAGATGGCTATCGTTCTCGTGCCGCCTACAAGCTTATCGAGATCAACGAGAAACACGAAATCCTGAAGCCAGGAATGCGTGTGGTTGATCTGGGATGTGCGCCAGGTGGCTGGAGTCAGTTGACCGCACCCATTGTTGGGTCAACGGATGAGCGTCCATTGGTGGTTGGGATTGACTATCTTGAAGTTGAGCCGATCCCCGGTGTTGTGATCTTGCAAAAAGATTTTCTGGATGATGATGCTCCAGATGCGCTGATGAGCGCACTCGGTGGGCATCGCCCTGATTTGGTGATGTCCGATATGGCGGCACCAACAACAGGCCATCGCCAGACAGATCACTTGCGAACCACATACCTGTTTGAGATCGCGATTGATTTTGCACGTAAAAACCTCAATCAAGGTGGTTGCTTCCTCTCAAAGGTGTTTGCCGGTGGTGCAGAAGCAAAAGCAATGATGGAGTTGAAAAAAGAATTCAAATCCATCATTCACGTTAAGCCGCCAGCGAGCCGGAAGGCGAGCCCCGAGATGTTTGTTCTGGCCAAGGGCTATCGCGGTAACGACACATAAGAATTGAGAAAAGGCTGGTTTCGACCAGCCTTTTTTATGCGCAAGTCTGGCTCATTCGCAAGGAAGAGGGCCTGGAATGCGAAGGCAGGTCTATGGATCCCCATTTCTGAAACGTAATTGATGATTGCGGTTGGTGAGACTAAGGCAACCTTAATGTCGGAATTCACACCGAAATATCAAAATGCCCCTTTCCAAATCTAAAAAGCCGTGGTAGTGACCCGCGTCAACTTCTCTATATTTTCAGGCAACTCTGCAGTCAAATCCACACCGCAGGGGGTGGATCAGAGTGATCTATTTTTACCCGAAGGGAACTTGGCAATGCCTACTTTTTACGAACCATCTTCAGGTCAGGAAGCTTTGACCTTTGATGACGTTCTGCTCCTTCCAGGGCATTCCGAGATCATGCCAGCTCAGGTCGACCTGCGCTCCCGCATCTCTCGCAATCTGCATTTGCACTTGCCGATTCTCTCTTCTGCAATGGACACTGTGACCGAAGGACGCCTTGCTATCGCAATGGCTCAGGCCGGTGGGTTGGGTATCATTCACAAAAACATGACCCATGAGCGTCAGGCTGAACATGTGCGTCAGGTGAAGAAATTTGAAAGCGGTATGGTCGTCAATCCATTGGTGATTGGCCCGGATGCATCGTTGAAAGATGCGCTCGACCTTATGGAAACGCATAAGATTTCCGGTATCCCTGTTGTTGAAAACGGCGGTCGGGGCGGCAACTCAGTTGGTCGTCTGGTTGGTATCCTTACAAACCGTGATGTTCGCTTTGCAACCAACCCGGACCAGCTGGTTTGCGAGCTGATGACCCGCGATAATCTAGTAACGGTTCGTGACAATGTTCATCAAGATGAAGCCAAGCGCTTGCTGCATCATCACCGTATTGAAAAGCTGCTGGTGGTAGATGACAACCAGTGTTGCACTGGTTTGATCACTGTAAAGGACATGGAAAAAGCCAAGCTCAATCCAAATTCCTCCAAGGATGAGCAGGGACGTCTTCTGGCCGGCGCTGCAACCGGTGTGGGTGAAGATGGAATGAGACGTGCGGAAGCTCTCATTGAAGCCCAAGTAGATCTATTGGTGGTCGACACTGCACACGGTCACTCACAGGCGGTGATTGATCAGGTTGCGTTGATCAAGAAGCGGTACCCGAATGTGGAGCTGGTGGCTGGTAACGTTGCCACACCTGCCGCAACAAAGGCGCTGATTGATGCAGGCGCCGATGCCGTAAAAGTTGGTATTGGGCCGGGATCTATCTGTACAACCCGTATCGTTGCTGGTGTTGGTGTTCCTCAGCTGACTGCGATTATGGATTGCGCTGAAGAAGCTGCAAAAGCAGGTGTTCCAATCATTGCCGATGGCGGTATCAAGTACTCTGGCGATATGGCAAAGGCTTTTGCTGGCGGCGCAGGCTCTTGCATGGTGGGCTCACTGCTTGCGGGCACCGAAGAGAGCCCAGGTGAAGTTTATCTCCATCAGGGCCGCTCCTACAAAGCCTACCGTGGCATGGGATCCGTAGGTGCTATGGCGCGCGGCTCGGCGGATCGTTACTTCCAAGCAGAAGTTTCCGACAAGCTCAAGCTGGTTCCGGAAGGCATTGAAGGTCAGGTTCCATACAAAGGACTTTTGTCCTCTGTATTGCACCAGCTGGCAGGCGGTGTTCGTGCTTCCATGGGTTACGTTGGCGCTCCTACTCTGGAAGAGTACAAAAAACGCGCAACCTTCGTGCGGATCTCCGGTGCGTCCTTGCGTGAAAACCACCCTCACGATGTTACGATCACACGCGAAAGTCCGAATTACCCCGGCGCAGTTTGAGCTCAGTTAGCTTCTAACGAGTTGTGACACATGAAACACAAAGGCTGCCTTGCGGATTGCATAGCAGCCTTTTTTTTAAGATTATGTACCATCTGACTACTTTTCGTATGATCTCTGCGCTTCCTTTAAATAAGTATCAAA
The window above is part of the Pseudovibrio sp. Tun.PSC04-5.I4 genome. Proteins encoded here:
- a CDS encoding Ppx/GppA phosphatase family protein encodes the protein MASLLCAESGHSAGSAEEAGSSRPEGAKRQRKARRTKPNRAERRALLNQKLHPPVVNIDPGGTSVEVVQPSPMPRDEVGRTVPAQSRSRSAEEEKQPRSSEGHRSHDDDRHRHPTDSRGDGTHRFPDRHRQPDSVHQELYAALDLGTNNCRLLIARPEQRGFRVVDAYSKIVRLGEGVGKNRKLSNDAISRAIEALQVCQQKITERGAQRARLIATEACRAAENGEEFVERAKKEAGLQLEIVSQETEARLAVAGCVSLVDPEADGVLLFDIGGGSSEIVWLDLRNRYGARGFALTRFVRAWTSLPLGVVNLAERHGGVDVTPEMFEVMVADVMQRLESFPLGNELSRAIERGNVHMLGTSGTVTTLAGVHFGLKRYDRRRVDGAWMEQEDVSAMINQLLNMSYQERVDNPCIGEDRADLVLAGCAILEGIRRRWPCQRLRVADRGLREGILMEMMAADKVWSNSSHRRRRTPRKEYNR
- a CDS encoding nucleoside hydrolase; protein product: MTRKLILDVDTGTDDAVAIMLAALHADLDLIGVTTVNGNAEVYYCTDNSLRVLEYIGKPNIPVYEGCAKPLVRNDFPVPRTVNDLTAKIHGKHLPLPETSLKAQQQHAVDYLIETYRNATDPITLVPVAPLTNIAAALTAEPKLVDLIPEIILMGGGHDVGNITPAAEFNIWADPEAAYTVFNAGFKNLTMVPLDATHKALITATQCRQFDELGTPAGKAMAAVTGHRIGVHDKIQRMDIEHSAPVHDALCIAHLIQRDVITLEEHPVDIEIHGELTVGRTIVDKNRRGSKPVNCKVAFDANAALFVDIMMQTFAKNK
- the guaB gene encoding IMP dehydrogenase; translation: MPTFYEPSSGQEALTFDDVLLLPGHSEIMPAQVDLRSRISRNLHLHLPILSSAMDTVTEGRLAIAMAQAGGLGIIHKNMTHERQAEHVRQVKKFESGMVVNPLVIGPDASLKDALDLMETHKISGIPVVENGGRGGNSVGRLVGILTNRDVRFATNPDQLVCELMTRDNLVTVRDNVHQDEAKRLLHHHRIEKLLVVDDNQCCTGLITVKDMEKAKLNPNSSKDEQGRLLAGAATGVGEDGMRRAEALIEAQVDLLVVDTAHGHSQAVIDQVALIKKRYPNVELVAGNVATPAATKALIDAGADAVKVGIGPGSICTTRIVAGVGVPQLTAIMDCAEEAAKAGVPIIADGGIKYSGDMAKAFAGGAGSCMVGSLLAGTEESPGEVYLHQGRSYKAYRGMGSVGAMARGSADRYFQAEVSDKLKLVPEGIEGQVPYKGLLSSVLHQLAGGVRASMGYVGAPTLEEYKKRATFVRISGASLRENHPHDVTITRESPNYPGAV
- a CDS encoding DUF2817 domain-containing protein — translated: MPANPIFSDDYFEAQQRFVDLAQDLGFEMEIIPHPSFKTEEGPVQMSVAVQGGRACEHVVFVTSGVHGTELTAGSGIQLDLMTRHAQNLPENTKLVWVHAVNPAGCAIFTRTDENNVDNNRNSVDFGGELPTNPDYEGLHAAICAPAISGPEWEAANSAIRAYTLENGAGALTQKVLKGQYTVPMGLFYGGTETSWSTKTLKEIIARYGAGAKQATIIDLHTGVGPSGFCEVMDLSSKPGEQAEWSLIGGFMCDAMDVLDLEKPATKLILEFGTVPFEQVLDAHRRDNWLKRNRATVAPELAAQIQQELKDALFVDTPDWCEVLLEQSRDVFDQYVMRVEQAA
- a CDS encoding efflux RND transporter permease subunit, giving the protein MNSENKSNRESHLSGLYALCVRRPVLAITLNLLIIVAGIAALIGVEVREMPNVDRPVVTVTTTYSGAPPEVTDTEITSVLEKAISRTSGIESVSSSSKYGRSRITVEFNDGVDVSEAANDIRDAVSGAARNLPEDADTPVVVKADADADPVMRLVVTSDQMRIEDLSKYVDDEIIDRITSVPGVASVDVYGSQTPVFKIAINVQAMSSRGLTPDDLRKVLLELALDTSGGSLETGDQELFVRANSDVKTAEQIGMVKLNNMTRIRDIAFVSYGPERASSGAFYNGKRAVGMGIIRSANSNTIEISNNVRDEIDRMQDQLPKDIEINVSSDDATFIGGAIKEVVFSLFLSTSIVVGVMFLFLGSIRVTLIPAVTVPVALIGALVGIWLAGFSANVITLLALLLATGMVVDDAIVVLENISKRVHRGEGPRAAAILGTREVFFAVITTTVTLAAVFIPISFLPGSVGKLFSEFGFVLAISVMLSSFVALTLAPMMASRLLRTKSYEDTHKPSAVWSVISGVGLVIERIYSNSLDWSLRRPFILLGAATLFVLVGASQYTSLPQQLTPTEDRSVIFMIGSTPQGASLDYTAGKMTELEDIAQNYVDTGEAKSIMSLIGMGGQVNRGFLVMVLQDWADRDRKQQQIVNELQRKTSQIPGLKVRVAQPNTLGIRGAGQGLRFAVTGTNYDDLAKSADEIVEQMQDRLGDNVGFASVSYETTQPQLLVSVDRERANDLGLSSDSIASNLRMLLDGSPVADLFVEDDGIPMVMEAGGLPMRSTRDLENIFVKSRDGTMLPISSIVSIEEEAVAPSLTRESQQRAVPVTISLNDGYDLAQSISDMKEIAAEVLPEGTNVTLMSEAAVLEKTTSNVYMTFLFAILVVFLVLAAQFESFMSAFVILATVPFGISAAIISIGLTGGSINVYSQIGIILLVGLMAKNGILIVEFANTLREEGKSVFEAIHDACLIRFRPVVMTVVSTVLGGVPLVIAFGAGAEARIEMGWVIVGGLGFATLSTLFVTPAAYLLLMRFTTPRKVSEEKLHSELDKALGKSSNPAE
- a CDS encoding RlmE family RNA methyltransferase — translated: MTGNSSGRGTGDRGMFQRVKTARKRSNSSTLWLQRQLNDPYVRRAKADGYRSRAAYKLIEINEKHEILKPGMRVVDLGCAPGGWSQLTAPIVGSTDERPLVVGIDYLEVEPIPGVVILQKDFLDDDAPDALMSALGGHRPDLVMSDMAAPTTGHRQTDHLRTTYLFEIAIDFARKNLNQGGCFLSKVFAGGAEAKAMMELKKEFKSIIHVKPPASRKASPEMFVLAKGYRGNDT
- a CDS encoding SDR family NAD(P)-dependent oxidoreductase, with translation MPYSPKRIAIFGASGAIGSAVVVECAKRYADAQIFAFARTRERVPLSPLVHHHGLDVDDETSLAADAQNLKSGGGLDLVFVATGQLHSSGTRPEKTIRSLSASAMQEIYQANTVLPAIIMKHFLPLLSKDRKTVFAAISARVGSISDNRLGGWYSYRASKAALNMLIKCASVEMRRSHPEACLVGIHPGTVDSALSKPFQRAVPEGKLFSPSYSAGMILTALEHLEASQSGKCFAYDGTEIAP